The genomic window CCTGCCACttctgtacctaataatgtggcctGTGAGTGTACATAGAACGTGctatgatgaagatgaagacacaTATTCAACCATAGCAGCACACACACTTTGAGATCCTCATAAATGTGATCTTCTGACACAAGACCACGACAACAACCATCTTTGAAACTCTTTTACAGTTCAATGAAGAACCACTGTTTAGGAGCAACAGTTAGAGAAATCACCACAACTGTTTTGCAATGGACATCTTTTGTGTTGTGAGTAGCACTAGGCTTTTGATATAGgattatatatagatagatagatagatagatatttgaTATAGGATATAGGATTCTTCTGTGGAAACTGTACACCCATGTCAAATATACTGTTGCATCCCTGAGGACACTTCTCACCACTTCTTCTTCAAGTTTTCCTGCAACCAGATCAGTCTCGAAGTCCTCGTCTTCAGCGTTCCTCTCCTCTGATGAAAACACATatcacacacagtgatgattaTGATGTTTAGAGCTCCTTGGAGCATGAATGACACACTGCAGACTTACCTGCGTCCTTCAGCTGTTCCAGGTAAAGTTTGGCCAGTCTGAGCTTCTTCTCTTGTGGCGTTTCCGCATAATCATTATCCTCCTTGGGCTGCCTCTTCCTGGGCACTTTAGAACTGAAGCAAAGCAACACAACTAGTTACCACAACTGCTCAAATGTGTAATCGAGTCACATGCCGGCGTTAGCACATCAGAAAGTCACCTCTCTGGCTCAGAGTCGCTGGAAATTTCTTCGTTATATTTGGAGCTGGGTTTTTTCGCTCGCATTTTGCTCTTAGCACCGGAATCTCCATCACTCtacagcaggaaaacaaagtcATTGTGATGATCGAGCAGAAGATCACGTTTGTTAAAAAGGCGTTGAGACTGCACCTCAACTTGTAGTGAAGCTGCTGGGTTAGCTGCGTGCTGCTAACAGTCATGACAACTTACCTTTCGTTTGATTGCCGCTGTATTTTTCCCCTGTTTTGATAGTTTGGGATTTACTTTTGACTTTATGAAAAAAGAcgacattgttaaaaaaaaaaacaccacacgcTCACGTTCCACAGTGGACGAATTCACTCTCCACAAGTCAACACTGAACCCACATGGGTACACGCCAACCAAACCAGGACGCCCGGTCGGATTGGAAGAGAGACGCTGATTGGCTGATGTTGTCGGTTTCTTCCAGTTGTCCCGCCTTTTCTGAAAACTCTGCACTCCCATTGGTTTAAATGCTAGAATTACGACGGACAGGAAGCTGTACCTGGGAAAAATCTTCCCTCGGGGAATGATTTTTCGAAGATTTGTTCCGCgcttaattgtaaaaaaaatataaacagtggttttataaatatgtgtgaCATATAGAGTTGAAGGCAAGCACGTGGCCGTTATTTCACACATATTCAACCGCAAATATTTCGCTGGGCTGTTGCTAATGAGCCACACTTGTAGCAGGATCTATGTACTGTACTACTGCAGTAGTACTACTACTTCCTCTACTAcgcagtatttttttatttactgcgCTGGCTTTGTCCTCAGTGTGAGTCGTTACTGTTTATCCTTGAGGTCGAGCTGCACGGCCAGGTGAGCCTCCTCTGAACACGTCTAACGTTTAAAATGCCACCTCTACTGGAAAAAATGCGTGAAATGACAGATTGTGTCACTCACTGTCTCCAGTGTGGATATTAGTTTGGTGGGTGTGTGGAGGTAGGGGGTGGAGGGATGCGTTCAGGAACTAACTTTTCATTGTTGCCTCGGATGACTGAGTTTTATGTAAAGCGTAAAAATAAacgagagaggggggggggaaaaaaagttaaacttGGAAGTTTGTCTTTATTCCGTGCAGAAAAGCAGTACTTTATGACTAAACTGAGCGCACACTTCTTCTCTTCAGATCACATTTCCCCCGTAGTTTTTCTCCCAAATGCCTCCCAAGAGAGACGCAGGAACGACCTCAGCACAGCCGCCAATGAAGATGATAAAGCTCAGCTCAGATGCGCCGGAGTTCGGATGTGATCCAGTGGAGGATAAATACAGGCTGCCCGAAGAGTCCAGCTACTCACCCTTTCCCAACAATGAGGTGAGGCACTTTTAGTGTTCAACAGGGCAAATACTATAAAGGTAGAACCCATTGATCGGCCATCTTTGACGTTTTTAAGAAttgaaatcagtgattttttaaatacattttctacaCATGTAAgtatatacatttgtttttattgcatcacatgtcatttagcagacgcttttatccaactTAGAATAAATAAACTTGATAGTTTTTGACAACCTCTTGTTGTTATAGATTGACATTGtcatcagccacagaaaaaccCATTTATCTAACATGGACAATGTTGATTTTTATCTCTTTCTCATTGTGGCAGAATGACACCATTGAATTTGATGAGGAGAATATTTCAAGTCCAGGAATCAGAACAGACACCATCAGTCTCCTGATGAAAATAGAGCAGCTGCAGGCTCAGCTCAAGTATGAACGCAGGTGTAGGATTCTGGCCGAGAGAGAGCTGAGGGAGATGAAAGGTGGGTGTCAAAAAATGGCTTATTTATcatctagagcaggggtgtcaaactcatttttgttcatgggccacatacagcacaatttgatctcaagggggctggaccagtaaaaatagtaaaataatagcataataacctatgaacaacgagaacccctttgtttttcctcctttgttttacatttactgaaggataatttcacaaaacatgaaatttcttgagaaatataagtgcaatttcaacaatatcatgcctaaatgtactatttacacagcacactggatctataaaggcacaaacatttagtcacaggtatctggagcttttgacattacgtttagattagtgtgaaattttaacaaattcatcctgtgggcagattggaccctctggcgggccggttctggcccacgggccgtatgtttgacacccctgatctagagaaagcactcggagAGCACAACCCTCCGCCAATGCTGCTCACATTCCCACTGTTCCAGTACACTCCGAAGATAATCTGTTTTTACAATGATATCGAGTAATTTATTCATAAAACTTGATCTATCCCCACAAATTGTCATCACAATCACAAGTTTGTTTAGgtataatatgtatattatttctGTATAATTGCCACAAAGATTCCTGGAAACGTCACTGCAGTTTGATGTTAGAAAGAAATAGTTTTTGATTattacaaattaaataattagtGAGCAGTGTATCCCAAAGGGTAAACTAATCATGACAAATGAGTGacaataaattatttaattgtatttaaattgAGAGTTTCTTTCACCGattttagggctgaaacaattaatcaattactaaatgaatcatctactgttttgataatcgatgatctggtttgaagcttttttcattattaaaacaagatttctgattgttttagcttcttaaatgtgtatattttctggtttctttgctccatattacaactaaattattaaaagtgaatcattttggttagtgaatgaaacaagacatttgagaacatcataatttctgggtttgacaaacactgtcaattattattttaatgtcaataatagttagttgcaaCTCAAAACTTTTAGGTTTTGTAAACTAGTTGAATAAAGGGTGTGTCTTATTCTCCACCAAAACAACTGCTCAGTAAAGTATTCAGTTGAACACATCATTTCAACTCAGTTCTGAATGTATGATTTTAGTATTTACAAATAAACCTGCTCCACGGTCAACATTCCTCAACTGACAACACTTCCTTGCAGAGATGAACAATCTCATGATGCAGATGAGACACACGGCACATGAATTACGAGTTACCCTGGATCACGTTCTCCATGGAGGCGAGGCAGGAGTCGGGCCACAAAACTCTCAGGATGAAAGCACTTGCTCTTTCCTGGCTCAGTCTGATGCAGAGATGAGAGCAGTTCACAATATCCCAGAGGTCGGAGCTCATATTTCTGGTTTCCccttattgatttttttgtgttatacAACAGTAGATAGTCTGTATGTATTTCTTTGGAACTAACTTTTTCTATTTTGACCCACAGGATGACCAGAACCTGCTGTTTCTCGCCGAGAATCTCCGAGTCCCCAGAAACCTCTATGAGCGTATTGCAGAGATCGCAGACTACAAGAAATACACTTCAGCGCTGCTGATGATACTTTTTGACAGAGAAACATTAGCCACACACTCTCTGCAGGGCCGGAGGAACACCTTCACAGGAGAGGACTGCCACAAGCCGCAGCTACCGCCTGAGATCCTCAGGAGTATAATTGGTAAGATGGCACActgttaattatttattcataaatctGATGAAGCGAAGCGGAGATACACACTTTTATTACAAACTTATCTTTTTCAGATCATGTGGCGGACAAGTTTGGTGTTGATTGCAGTCAAATAAAAACGGCAATCCGGACAAAGCtgaataatgaggacaaacTATTAAAGAAGAGGATGGGTTTggttaaaactgaaaacaaagcaaTCATCGATCAAAGCTTTTGCCACGGTGCTTCACTCCTGCCGGAAAATGAAGCAATGGGGAATGACTCTCAGTTATAACacttcagctctgccttcattTGTTCAACGTGTTACAgatgcatttatttaatccaCGTCTAGTTTAGTAAAGGAACCTAGAGCTTGTAATTCAATTAATGTTTTCAGACTTCTTCCCTTTTTACTTAGATTTTTGTCAATGATATTATGATCATGTGTGCAGACCGTGTCAAGTTTAACCCAGTAATCTTCCAAGTCACTGAACAATACTGTTAAATGTGTGTAGTCAACAACCAAAAGTTTGTATTTAATCCGATGTGACTGTGTCTGAACAGCAGCTTTGTCAAGTTGATCCTAGTCAAACATTTCtagtatattttaatagaattGAAAGTagtaaatgtttgaaatgttcaAAATGTTAAGCGATCTTGCTGTACCGTGTTGTTCTTTACAAAATGTGCAATACATGTACTAGTACTATGTTTTGAGATTCCCTTtcttcgtttgtttttttttatttaaagctagAGGTGGAAAATTTTAGCTTCCAGAACatctgctgctctactgctacGTTTTTTGTTGTTCACAATGAAAAGGATAATAAAACTTTGGAACTGATATCCTGTTAGAGCAGGTTGCTCCCATAGGAATAATACAGTAGTCTTGTTTTCCAAGCAACCAACAGATGTCAGTGCTGAGCTCCGTTTCATGCTACATTGAAAGCAGTTTTACACGAGGACCCACTTTTCATGACAAACCAACCAAAAAGTCATGGAAAGAGCAATAATTAGTGCACAATTATATTCCTGACTGTTTTTACTGCCGttttctgtaacacctaatataATTTTGAATAGGTAAAGCCATTGACAGTAGATACACATTGCAAAAATTTGCTTTGCTGTTGGATTAATTGTCTTTTCTTGagtaaaaggctggaaaaatATTCAGTAGATTAATTATTTGGCAGACCCCAAAAAT from Solea senegalensis isolate Sse05_10M linkage group LG4, IFAPA_SoseM_1, whole genome shotgun sequence includes these protein-coding regions:
- the LOC122767888 gene encoding uncharacterized protein LOC122767888; the encoded protein is MPPKRDAGTTSAQPPMKMIKLSSDAPEFGCDPVEDKYRLPEESSYSPFPNNENDTIEFDEENISSPGIRTDTISLLMKIEQLQAQLKYERRCRILAERELREMKEMNNLMMQMRHTAHELRVTLDHVLHGGEAGVGPQNSQDESTCSFLAQSDAEMRAVHNIPEDDQNLLFLAENLRVPRNLYERIAEIADYKKYTSALLMILFDRETLATHSLQGRRNTFTGEDCHKPQLPPEILRSIIDHVADKFGVDCSQIKTAIRTKLNNEDKLLKKRMGLVKTENKAIIDQSFCHGASLLPENEAMGNDSQL